GATCCCGTGCTGTCGAATTCCGGCGGAGACGTCGTCAAGGCGATCGGCAAGCCGGGCCAAAGCAAACCTCCCGTCGGTCTGACCGTCACGACCAAGCTGCGCGAAGGGCAAAGCCAAGGCCTGAAGCTCGGCGTATCGTACGACATCAAGCCGAAAGTGTCGCACGTCGAGCAGGCGCTGCTGTTTGTCGGCGATCAGTCGGCGCATCCGAATGCGGCGAAGCTGCTGATCCGCTGGATGGCCGGGGAGGCTGACGGCAAGGCGGCGGGGCTGAACCCGTTTAATATTCCGGGAGCGTGGCCGACGCGCAGCGACGTAAGGCCGGGAGAGCAGCTTCCGCTCGGCAAGCTGAACGTTTGGAAATACGACCCTGCATTCAACTATGAAAATGCGGTGAAGGTAAGAGATTTTTGGCTTAAGCAGCAATGATGTTCGTTTTTGCAGCAGATCTTCGTTCCGTCGAATGAAAAAAAGGGAGGCTGTTAAGCGATGAAAAAAGCTTTTAAAGGAAAAAGCAAGGCGTTGGCGTCCGTTCTGGTCGTCTGCGCAATGATGGCGCTCAGCGCGTGCGGAGGAGCCGCCGGCACGGGAACAGGCGGGGAGAACAAAAGCGGAGCCGGCGGATCGAATGCGGGCGGCAAAAACGCCGAGTGGGCGGAGAAGGTCGGTCTGAACAAAACGGAAACGGTAGAGGAATTGTACGAAAAAGCGAAGCAGGAAGGAAAAGTCGTCGTCTACTCCCAATCGAGCCGGATTAAAGATGTGAAAGCATCCTTCGAAGCGAAATATCCCGGCATCAAGGTGGAGGCTTACAATCTGACGACCAACGATATCGTCGAAAAAACGATGCGCGAGCAGGGGGCGAACGTCTACAATGCGGACGTTTTGTTCCTGAAGGACGCGGCGGGCACGGTATCGACCGAGCTGCTCAGCAAAGGCTACGCCCACAAATATATGCCGAAGGATCTTACCGACAAAATGATCGAGCCCTACAAGAGCAAAAGCCCGGGGCTTGTCCCGTACGTCTCGCTCCGCGCCTTCTATTATAATACGGAAGTTTACAAGGAACCGCCGGTGAAAAACTGGTGGGATTTGACGACGCCGGAATGGAAAGGGAAGGTCATTCTTGAGGACCCGGTCCAATCGGCGGATACGATGGACGATTTTCTCGCGGTCATCCAGCATGCCGATGAAATGAAAGCGGCGTACAAGGAGAAGTTCGGCAAGGACATCGAGCTGAACGGCACGGAAAACGCCGGCTACGAGTTTTTCAAGCGGCTGCTGAAAAACGATCCGATTCTCGTCAAATCGAGCGACGAAGCGGTCGACGCCGTCGGCGCAAAAGGCCAGACCAAGCCGCCGATTGCAGTCAGCGCTTCCAGCAAGCAGCGGGATATCGCCGAGAAGGGTCTGAAAATCGCCACAACCTACGATATCAAGCCGAGACTTTCCGTCGTCGGACCAAGCTACCTGTACGTGGCGAACAACGCGCCGAACCCGAATGCGGCCAAGCTGATGATCCGCTGGATGGCCGGCGAAGCGGACGGCAAAGGCGAAGGCTTCAAGCCGTTTAACGTCACCGGCTCGTGGTCGGCGAGAACGGACAACGGACGCTCCGATCAGCCGCCGCTCGATAAAATCAAGGTGTGGGACTATGACTCGGAGTTTTTTTACAACAACTACACCAAGTTCAGAGAGTTTTGGCTGAAAAACCAGTAAGAGCATAATCACATATACGAAAGATGGGAGTGGAAGCGGCAATGCTGGGATTTTCCATTCAGGCTCCGGTATTTTTAGGCAAACCGAGCCGCAGCGGCACGAACGATCTTATTGCGAATTACGAGAATGCCGGGCAGTTTTTGCAAGCGCTTAAAGTAAGCGGGATCGGCTCCATCGAGGTGAGAATTCTCCCCCGAGGGGCCGACCCTCAGTCCTATCAGGAGATGATCGACCTGATCTGGTCGATGGGGCTTCGGCTGACGATCCATGGTCACGTGGCGGGAGAGCATCCGGGGACGCGGTTTATCGAAACGTACCCTTCGATGGCGCACATTTTGAAACATTTTCACAAATACCAGGACCGGCTGACGATGACGCTGCACGCGTTCGACGCCAAAACCGGCTCCGAAGAGGAGCTGCACCGGAAAACGGTCAAGCTGCTGCGGGAATGGACCGCCATGGTGGACGCGGAGGAGCTGCCTCTACGATTCGCCGTGGAAAACAACCGTAAGAAGGCGGGCAAGGTCGACCCCGGCGATTCGATCCGCGGCGTCGTCCGGATGGTGGAAGAAATCGATCATCCGGCGGTGGGCATCTGCTTTGACATGGGGCATTATTACTCGAACCTGCTGAGCGAAAAAGGGCTGAAGCACGCGCCGGACCGGCATTTTGACGAGTTGCCCGAGG
The window above is part of the Paenibacillus hamazuiensis genome. Proteins encoded here:
- a CDS encoding ABC transporter substrate-binding protein, with translation MKKAFKGKSKALASVLVVCAMMALSACGGAAGTGTGGENKSGAGGSNAGGKNAEWAEKVGLNKTETVEELYEKAKQEGKVVVYSQSSRIKDVKASFEAKYPGIKVEAYNLTTNDIVEKTMREQGANVYNADVLFLKDAAGTVSTELLSKGYAHKYMPKDLTDKMIEPYKSKSPGLVPYVSLRAFYYNTEVYKEPPVKNWWDLTTPEWKGKVILEDPVQSADTMDDFLAVIQHADEMKAAYKEKFGKDIELNGTENAGYEFFKRLLKNDPILVKSSDEAVDAVGAKGQTKPPIAVSASSKQRDIAEKGLKIATTYDIKPRLSVVGPSYLYVANNAPNPNAAKLMIRWMAGEADGKGEGFKPFNVTGSWSARTDNGRSDQPPLDKIKVWDYDSEFFYNNYTKFREFWLKNQ
- a CDS encoding sugar phosphate isomerase/epimerase family protein, producing MLGFSIQAPVFLGKPSRSGTNDLIANYENAGQFLQALKVSGIGSIEVRILPRGADPQSYQEMIDLIWSMGLRLTIHGHVAGEHPGTRFIETYPSMAHILKHFHKYQDRLTMTLHAFDAKTGSEEELHRKTVKLLREWTAMVDAEELPLRFAVENNRKKAGKVDPGDSIRGVVRMVEEIDHPAVGICFDMGHYYSNLLSEKGLKHAPDRHFDELPEAGFLEKVFHTHIHGIGESGTHNPLTEERSLPLELYVDALHKAGYQGIYNLELTLDKFETRRSASEHVLASVQRVKEAEERCNRP